A part of Leucoraja erinacea ecotype New England unplaced genomic scaffold, Leri_hhj_1 Leri_735S, whole genome shotgun sequence genomic DNA contains:
- the LOC129694630 gene encoding gastrula zinc finger protein XlCGF49.1-like produces SPSQLETHRRVHTGERPFNCLECGTSFTRYDRLLRHNRMHSGERPLACSDSGKSIKAMGKKLFGCSTCGKSFARVSGLRLHLRVHSGEWPFTCSDCGKGINSSPDLLMHRSRCSRSAAALTTMPRAGDRDHHLHHKA; encoded by the exons AGCCCGAGCCAGCTGGagacccaccggcgggtgcacacgggagaacgacCCTTCAACTGCTTGGAGTGCGGCACGAGCTTCACCCGCTACGACAGACTGCTGCGGCACAACCGCATGCACTCCGGCGAGAGGCCTCTCGCCTGCTCCGACAGCGGCAAGAGCATCAAAGCGAT GGGCAAGAAGCTGTtcggctgctccacctgcggcaagagctttgcccgggTGTCGGGGCTGCGGCTGCACCTGCGGGTGCACAGCGGTGagtggcccttcacctgctccgactgcggcaaaggcatCAACTCGTCGCCAGACCTGTTGATGCACAGGTCACGGTGCAGCCGGTCTGCGGCCGCACTCACCACAATGCCCAGGGCAGGGGACCGAGACCATCACCTCCACCACAAAGCCTAG